In Paenibacillus sp. BIC5C1, a genomic segment contains:
- a CDS encoding MBL fold metallo-hydrolase: MRGLMAFAGSRHFQLNEVTEGVFAAIAVPGTGSLGNAAIVDLGDTTLVVDTFTTIQAAEDLQAAAEYLTGRKVSYVINTHWHSDHTCGNQVFVPAAQIISTTITREIMDTFVRNRITQQLAKPEAIYDAIDELDEQIQRETNEKLRQEMQWDNASDREYMKMLPDLVYTLPNLTFDQHMTIHGSKRSVELITFGGGHTQSDALVFIPKDRIAIMGDLVLSKHHPVLMYANPQQWLDILNKVEQLDIEIIVPGHGEVCSLAALHEVKAYIANLLEIVTDAAQSNQSLDEITVPSAYQDWFFTTYFKSNLQSIYEWIKKSGKS; this comes from the coding sequence ATGCGAGGACTGATGGCTTTCGCAGGATCAAGGCATTTTCAATTAAATGAGGTGACTGAGGGTGTCTTTGCTGCGATTGCAGTTCCCGGTACAGGTTCATTGGGGAATGCCGCAATCGTTGATTTAGGAGATACAACGTTAGTTGTGGATACATTCACGACAATACAGGCTGCAGAGGATTTGCAGGCGGCGGCTGAGTACCTTACCGGAAGAAAGGTTTCCTATGTAATCAACACGCATTGGCATAGTGACCATACTTGCGGCAATCAAGTGTTTGTCCCTGCGGCTCAGATTATTTCGACAACAATTACTCGTGAGATTATGGATACCTTTGTAAGGAACAGGATAACGCAGCAGCTGGCAAAACCGGAAGCAATATATGATGCTATAGACGAACTCGATGAACAAATACAACGAGAGACAAACGAAAAGTTAAGACAGGAAATGCAATGGGATAATGCCAGTGATCGTGAATATATGAAGATGCTCCCCGATCTGGTATATACATTACCGAACTTAACGTTTGATCAGCACATGACGATTCATGGCAGTAAGCGCAGTGTTGAACTTATTACTTTTGGTGGAGGTCATACCCAGAGTGATGCCCTGGTCTTTATTCCGAAAGACAGAATTGCAATAATGGGGGATCTGGTGTTATCTAAACATCATCCGGTTCTTATGTATGCCAATCCTCAGCAATGGCTGGATATTTTGAACAAAGTTGAACAGCTGGATATAGAAATCATCGTACCGGGGCATGGAGAAGTATGCTCATTGGCTGCATTGCATGAAGTCAAAGCCTACATAGCGAATCTATTGGAGATCGTGACCGACGCTGCTCAAAGTAACCAAAGCTTGGACGAAATTACTGTACCATCAGCCTATCAGGACTGGTTCTTTACTACGTATTTCAAGTCCAATTTGCAAAGCATCTATGAATGGATCAAGAAAAGTGGTAAAAGTTGA
- a CDS encoding helix-turn-helix transcriptional regulator, which translates to MGVPTFLETGHMTEGFPIRVIHTEEQFNFAAHWHEEVELVVVNGKSARIGVNNHVFDLEHGDVLLIKPGDIHCFLPGTDHLTIILFRLELLAGSFTTERETQDLGELFNKTTVIPCSLCHEKNLGKYIDALANEEKDQQVGYRWLMVARLYDLIVHMLRTKAPITDKLTSGWPCTPSKKFEFLESVCEYLEEHYAEPIKLDQVAEHIKFSKFHVCKLFKEIKGITLMEYLNHFRIIKSEWALLFREESILDIAIGHGFNNVNSYNRLFKKYNDCTPSEFRKKHRTNITTYDG; encoded by the coding sequence ATGGGGGTACCTACTTTTCTTGAAACAGGTCATATGACAGAAGGTTTTCCAATCCGGGTGATTCATACCGAGGAACAGTTTAATTTTGCCGCACACTGGCATGAAGAGGTTGAATTGGTTGTAGTCAATGGCAAAAGCGCGAGAATTGGCGTGAATAACCATGTATTTGACCTTGAACATGGAGACGTGCTGCTTATTAAACCGGGAGACATTCACTGTTTCTTGCCAGGTACAGATCATTTAACCATTATCCTGTTTCGACTGGAATTATTAGCAGGAAGCTTTACAACCGAAAGAGAAACCCAGGACCTGGGTGAGCTTTTCAATAAAACGACGGTCATCCCGTGCAGCCTTTGTCATGAGAAAAACCTCGGGAAATATATAGACGCCTTAGCCAATGAAGAGAAGGATCAACAGGTGGGGTATCGCTGGTTAATGGTTGCCAGATTATATGATCTTATTGTTCATATGCTGCGCACAAAGGCACCGATTACAGATAAATTAACTTCAGGTTGGCCCTGTACTCCTTCCAAAAAATTCGAATTTCTCGAATCGGTCTGTGAATACCTGGAAGAGCACTATGCTGAACCTATTAAACTCGATCAGGTCGCGGAGCACATTAAATTCAGCAAGTTTCACGTATGCAAACTGTTTAAAGAAATCAAAGGAATCACATTGATGGAATATCTGAATCATTTTCGAATCATCAAATCGGAATGGGCGTTATTGTTTCGCGAAGAATCCATTCTGGATATTGCCATTGGTCATGGGTTCAACAATGTGAACTCATACAACCGTCTTTTCAAAAAATATAATGACTGTACTCCGTCCGAATTTCGGAAGAAGCATCGTACGAACATCACAACATATGATGGATGA
- a CDS encoding ABC transporter substrate-binding protein, translating into MKKFKLKYISMIALVSAVIMVSGCQPSGANQSKQEEITVWSFTDEAGYAIEKFEEKYPDIKVNFVNIPGNFYITKLKSALQTTSKAPDVFMIENANIRELIDVPYLENLSEAPYNANELIPEQYAFVQANEKDSEGNVRAIGYQGTPGGIYYRRDLAKEYLGTDDPEKVAPQMDTWEKIFEIGERVEQQSGSKVHALANWNAISNSYDGIPWVKEGKLVIDPTYMKVLDLVREARQRHVLAELDDGSAGYAASMQKGQVMFYPGATWALQYTFKANAPDTEGLWGLAPGPSAFSAGGTYIAMYSKSEKKDLAWKFIEFYNFNHDFLSGLAKEQDYFTSNMVVNDQLAGSATSAYLGGQKHFEFFSEAAKQVPVYERTKYDSIINNDIFKNVLQLYLNNDIQTKEEAVKRIKRDVKLRFPELEVD; encoded by the coding sequence ATGAAGAAGTTTAAGCTTAAATATATCTCCATGATTGCACTCGTAAGCGCAGTGATAATGGTGTCCGGCTGCCAGCCAAGTGGAGCCAACCAGTCCAAGCAGGAGGAGATCACCGTCTGGAGCTTTACGGATGAAGCAGGTTATGCGATTGAGAAATTCGAGGAGAAATACCCTGATATTAAGGTGAACTTTGTCAATATTCCAGGCAATTTCTACATCACCAAGCTTAAGTCTGCACTACAGACAACGTCCAAGGCTCCGGATGTGTTTATGATCGAGAATGCCAATATAAGAGAGCTGATTGATGTGCCTTATCTGGAAAATTTATCGGAGGCACCGTATAACGCAAATGAACTAATTCCAGAGCAATATGCCTTTGTGCAAGCTAATGAGAAGGATAGCGAAGGAAATGTTAGAGCAATCGGTTATCAGGGAACGCCTGGAGGCATTTATTATCGGAGAGATCTGGCCAAAGAATATTTGGGTACGGACGATCCGGAGAAGGTAGCGCCGCAAATGGATACATGGGAGAAGATATTCGAGATTGGAGAGAGGGTAGAGCAGCAAAGTGGAAGTAAAGTTCATGCCCTTGCCAACTGGAATGCAATATCCAATTCGTATGATGGTATCCCATGGGTTAAGGAGGGGAAGTTAGTCATCGATCCCACCTATATGAAGGTGCTTGACCTTGTTCGTGAAGCCCGTCAGCGGCATGTGCTTGCAGAGTTGGATGATGGTAGCGCCGGATATGCGGCTTCAATGCAAAAAGGCCAGGTGATGTTCTATCCGGGAGCAACATGGGCGTTGCAATATACATTTAAGGCAAATGCTCCGGATACCGAAGGATTGTGGGGTCTCGCACCGGGGCCATCCGCTTTTAGTGCCGGAGGAACTTATATTGCAATGTATAGCAAAAGTGAAAAAAAGGATCTAGCCTGGAAGTTTATTGAGTTTTATAACTTTAATCATGATTTTCTGTCTGGGCTTGCGAAGGAACAGGACTATTTTACAAGCAATATGGTCGTGAATGATCAGCTTGCTGGATCTGCAACCTCAGCGTATTTGGGCGGGCAGAAGCATTTTGAGTTTTTCTCGGAAGCGGCCAAGCAGGTCCCTGTATATGAACGAACCAAATATGACTCAATCATTAACAATGATATCTTCAAAAATGTACTCCAGTTGTATCTCAATAACGACATTCAGACCAAAGAAGAAGCCGTAAAACGGATCAAACGTGATGTCAAATTGAGATTTCCGGAGCTGGAAGTGGATTAG
- a CDS encoding sugar ABC transporter permease: MFAKSIRKDHYGYYFIAPFFILFAIFGLYPILYSLYISFTNFDGITTPDFVGMGNYIAVLQDPLFYKTLFNTLFIWGVSVVPQLTVSLVLAFILNDKLLKGRDIFRAVYFFPNIVTAASLGLLVSLIFDWQSGGLNHFLVQVGLIDNPINWKNNPWFMRLIVSSILFFQYFGYSMVIYLAGLQGIDPALQEAAQMDGAKKKHIFIHIIVPMLRPIILFQMITSIIGGIQIFDQPFTLTNGSGGPDRAAMTSIMYLYNVAFQSTRFGYGAAIAFCLFIIIILLSVVSFMMTKRKSRA; this comes from the coding sequence ATGTTTGCCAAGTCCATCCGCAAAGACCATTACGGATACTATTTCATTGCTCCGTTTTTCATTCTTTTCGCCATTTTTGGGCTATACCCCATTCTGTATTCTCTCTATATCAGCTTCACCAACTTTGATGGGATTACTACGCCGGACTTCGTCGGAATGGGTAACTATATTGCTGTTCTGCAAGATCCTTTGTTCTACAAGACGTTATTTAATACCCTTTTTATCTGGGGTGTCTCTGTAGTTCCACAACTAACCGTTTCGCTTGTACTCGCCTTTATCCTCAACGACAAGCTACTTAAGGGAAGAGACATTTTCAGAGCGGTTTATTTCTTTCCCAACATCGTGACCGCTGCATCATTGGGTCTGCTTGTGAGTCTGATCTTTGATTGGCAATCCGGCGGTTTGAATCATTTTCTGGTTCAGGTTGGACTCATCGATAATCCAATTAACTGGAAAAATAATCCCTGGTTTATGCGACTGATCGTTTCATCCATCCTGTTCTTTCAATACTTTGGTTACTCCATGGTCATCTATCTGGCAGGGCTTCAGGGTATTGATCCCGCTCTGCAGGAAGCCGCTCAAATGGATGGGGCGAAAAAGAAACATATTTTCATTCATATCATCGTTCCAATGTTGCGCCCAATCATTCTGTTTCAGATGATCACATCCATTATTGGGGGCATTCAGATTTTCGATCAGCCGTTTACACTGACGAATGGATCGGGTGGTCCGGACCGTGCAGCCATGACAAGTATTATGTATCTATATAATGTGGCATTCCAAAGTACACGTTTTGGTTATGGGGCGGCGATTGCATTCTGTCTGTTCATCATCATTATCCTGCTATCGGTCGTATCCTTCATGATGACGAAGCGCAAGAGCCGTGCATAG
- a CDS encoding carbohydrate ABC transporter permease codes for MQTVKPVEQQKVTLQQYDTVRRLTLGKVIIYLCLISLAVICIIPFYLMLIYSTHNNATIASTFTFLPGPFLLDNYTNMASKINIWRGFANSFFIAGTSTVLSLYIGSLTAYGFAKFKFKGRNWLFLFLLATMMVPGQLALIGMYRLFSTLGLLDSYAAIILPAAANAFNVFFIKQFMESSIPDEIIESARVDSAGEFRTFNQIVLPILGPAISALGIFTFIGSWNNFLTPLVLFFSLDKYPLPVLVALVQGYYGMDYGLLYLGVAISILPIIIVFAIFSRQIIGSVALGAVKG; via the coding sequence ATGCAAACCGTCAAACCAGTCGAACAACAAAAAGTCACTCTACAGCAATACGATACTGTAAGGCGTCTGACCCTGGGCAAAGTCATCATATATTTGTGTCTGATTAGTCTTGCCGTAATCTGTATCATCCCATTTTATCTCATGCTCATCTATTCCACACATAACAATGCAACGATTGCATCGACATTTACGTTTCTGCCTGGACCCTTCCTGTTGGATAATTATACGAACATGGCTTCCAAAATCAATATCTGGCGCGGGTTTGCCAACAGTTTTTTCATTGCCGGAACTTCTACGGTGCTATCCTTGTATATCGGTTCCCTGACGGCATATGGCTTCGCCAAATTCAAATTCAAAGGTCGCAACTGGCTATTTCTGTTCCTGCTTGCCACCATGATGGTACCTGGGCAGCTCGCACTGATCGGGATGTATCGTCTGTTTAGTACGTTAGGTTTGCTGGACAGCTATGCAGCGATCATTTTGCCGGCAGCGGCGAATGCATTTAATGTATTTTTTATCAAACAATTTATGGAGAGCAGCATTCCGGACGAGATTATTGAATCTGCACGTGTAGATAGCGCAGGGGAGTTCCGTACGTTCAATCAGATTGTTTTGCCCATACTGGGTCCGGCCATCTCAGCCCTTGGCATATTTACCTTTATCGGTTCGTGGAATAATTTCCTTACGCCGCTGGTGCTGTTTTTCTCCCTGGATAAATATCCGCTTCCGGTACTCGTTGCGCTGGTGCAAGGATATTATGGCATGGATTACGGACTGTTGTATCTGGGGGTTGCGATCTCGATCTTGCCTATTATCATTGTGTTTGCGATATTCTCCAGACAAATTATAGGCAGTGTTGCCTTGGGTGCGGTTAAAGGATAA
- a CDS encoding response regulator transcription factor yields the protein MMFNVLVVDDECAQREGIKDLISHYGFPFQVLEAENGMSAERILVQNAIDILITDVKMPLMDGLELSKQARKTQQNIKIVICSGYDEFEYARSAIRLGVVNYLLKPLVREEFLQVIEDITQIRPFGGGPEPESVESKVIRQVKDYVKDNHQRDISLSEAAHDVYLSPGYLSILFKKETGENFSKYLTDYRLRRASHLLAHSNMKINDIAEAVGIDNHSYFAKLFRNRFGVSPLQFRECGVLHDRMDQEQIQ from the coding sequence ATGATGTTTAATGTTCTTGTTGTTGACGATGAGTGCGCTCAAAGAGAAGGCATTAAGGATTTGATCTCTCACTACGGCTTTCCCTTTCAAGTATTGGAAGCTGAGAACGGGATGAGCGCAGAGCGGATTCTGGTTCAGAACGCGATTGATATCCTCATCACCGACGTCAAAATGCCGCTTATGGACGGACTGGAGCTTAGCAAACAAGCCAGGAAAACGCAGCAGAACATAAAAATTGTCATCTGCAGCGGTTATGATGAATTTGAATATGCCCGCAGTGCGATTCGGCTGGGGGTAGTTAATTATTTGCTCAAGCCACTGGTCAGAGAAGAGTTTCTACAGGTGATAGAAGATATTACGCAAATCCGTCCTTTTGGCGGAGGTCCCGAACCGGAATCAGTGGAATCGAAGGTTATTCGACAGGTGAAGGATTATGTAAAGGATAACCACCAGAGAGATATTTCATTGTCCGAGGCAGCCCATGATGTTTATTTATCGCCAGGGTATTTGAGCATTTTGTTTAAAAAAGAGACCGGAGAAAACTTCTCGAAATATTTGACCGATTATCGTTTGCGGCGTGCAAGCCATCTGCTGGCTCATTCGAATATGAAAATCAATGATATTGCAGAGGCAGTTGGTATCGACAATCATTCTTATTTTGCCAAGCTGTTCAGAAATAGGTTCGGTGTCAGTCCGTTACAGTTCAGAGAGTGCGGGGTGCTTCATGATCGGATGGATCAAGAGCAAATTCAATGA
- a CDS encoding sensor histidine kinase produces MIGWIKSKFNDIKFRNKLLLSHLVIALIPILLLGLLSFIQSYRIQMKELRSEAEASLEQVSNIMDYKINRYNTLSEFMVLNRDLSQIFTKDYEENYYHMYLDFRDILEPLISNIRLMDDDIEDITFYTSGELLGIRNNILPIGDLKSKSWYDGFRGRRWIVDGEKLYLVQELISNPKDSNFMVISIQHDSIFADLDNLSEHVAVYIEDAKQRLIFQENHERAAVAAGSKVGESGDLSLSRSLANNGWTIHYNLLNTNAYANAMSIFQITLFVIILSLIITFLLIYVISNNFTQRIIHIKNKVDKVERNNLDVIIRSSSRDEFGELTNGIGKMLTRINSLISQVYHAEIAKKESEYNKLISQINPHFLYNTLSFIRWRAEKRADIETSYMVSALARFYRTTLNQGKNMATLKDEVQHIKAYLDLQLIMNDGRFDVDYHINDEVLHIEVIHFILQPIVENAIKHGFVEPDASDCHIHIAVSRVEEGIKLTVRDNGVGMTPMQTAGLLTGENGGCGVRNVNDRIKLYYGRDYGLVIHSEPGSGTEVSIVLPAP; encoded by the coding sequence ATGATCGGATGGATCAAGAGCAAATTCAATGATATCAAGTTCCGAAACAAGCTGCTGCTGTCGCATTTGGTGATTGCACTCATTCCGATTCTTCTGCTGGGGTTGCTCTCCTTCATTCAGTCTTACCGAATTCAAATGAAGGAGTTGCGGAGCGAAGCAGAAGCGAGTCTGGAGCAGGTGTCTAACATTATGGATTATAAGATTAATCGGTATAACACGTTAAGTGAGTTCATGGTGCTTAATCGGGACTTATCGCAAATATTTACGAAAGACTACGAAGAAAATTATTATCATATGTACCTGGATTTCCGGGATATCCTGGAGCCGTTGATCTCGAACATCCGGCTGATGGATGATGATATTGAAGACATTACCTTTTATACGTCCGGGGAGTTATTGGGAATCCGCAATAATATTTTGCCAATCGGGGATCTCAAGAGCAAGTCCTGGTATGACGGATTTCGAGGCAGACGCTGGATTGTGGATGGGGAGAAGCTTTATCTCGTTCAGGAATTGATCAGCAATCCGAAAGACAGCAATTTCATGGTGATCTCCATTCAGCATGATAGCATCTTTGCAGACCTGGACAATCTGTCGGAACATGTAGCCGTTTATATTGAGGATGCGAAGCAGCGTCTGATTTTTCAGGAAAACCACGAGCGTGCTGCTGTGGCCGCAGGTTCGAAAGTTGGGGAATCTGGCGATCTAAGTCTTAGCCGCTCACTCGCCAACAACGGATGGACCATTCACTATAATCTGCTGAATACCAATGCGTACGCCAATGCAATGAGTATTTTTCAAATTACGCTGTTTGTCATCATTCTCAGTCTGATTATTACCTTCCTGCTCATTTATGTCATTTCTAATAACTTTACGCAAAGAATTATCCATATCAAGAACAAGGTGGACAAGGTAGAACGGAACAATCTGGATGTGATTATCCGAAGTTCATCCAGGGATGAATTTGGTGAGCTGACTAACGGTATCGGGAAAATGCTGACAAGGATCAACAGCCTGATCTCCCAGGTGTATCATGCCGAGATCGCCAAGAAGGAGAGTGAATATAATAAGTTGATTAGTCAGATCAACCCTCACTTCCTGTACAACACACTTTCGTTTATACGCTGGAGGGCCGAGAAAAGGGCGGATATAGAAACGAGTTATATGGTATCTGCATTAGCCCGTTTCTATAGGACAACACTTAACCAGGGGAAGAATATGGCCACCCTCAAGGATGAGGTTCAGCATATTAAGGCATATTTGGATTTGCAGCTCATCATGAACGATGGCCGATTTGATGTGGATTATCATATCAATGACGAGGTATTACATATCGAGGTGATTCATTTTATTTTGCAGCCTATTGTGGAGAACGCTATCAAGCATGGTTTTGTGGAGCCAGATGCGTCCGATTGTCACATTCACATTGCGGTTAGCCGGGTGGAAGAGGGGATTAAATTAACCGTTCGTGATAACGGTGTTGGCATGACGCCGATGCAGACAGCTGGCTTGTTAACAGGAGAGAACGGTGGATGTGGTGTTCGGAACGTTAATGACCGAATTAAGCTGTATTATGGTCGGGATTACGGGCTTGTTATCCATAGTGAGCCAGGCAGCGGAACGGAAGTGTCAATTGTCCTTCCTGCCCCTTGA
- a CDS encoding extracellular solute-binding protein produces MKKRSKMATLLIGSMMMAVISGCTGGTNESAQPQISEQDYEPYGKYETPVEFTIGRNTNHVNNLPSGDTIENNLATRYVEDRVNVKAKVAWETDDMDQKLSLSMTTGDLPDVMLVSREIFNQLVDNDLIADMTEIYEKTASEGVKNIYGSYGDLLLNQVKVDGKIMGLPMTNIGNQHQLLWVRKDWVDKVGAKLPESVEDVWNLARTFVEKDVSGTGKTVGMVMDSNAMNFTPIFAAHGAFPMNWIQKDGQVEYGSVQPEVKQALTELSAMYKEGLIDKQFAVRSNEEKEALVINGQAGMVFNPWWIGYTNYKDSIKQDPKAVWVAVSAPVDENGKFKTIRQDPVGGGIVVVKKDFAHPEAIMKSVNLTTDFLYSLTEDAINYKKEHPDELLTDASRWNNDPTQIPMQVDYDDVLKRYYDDLIKADEAGDASAVQEDRVVSFKAYQEFKEKGNAIDANTYGEYLSRIEGQREANNPNLEVIPAGFYGTTETMKLKWANLQKLEEETMLKIIMGEAPVDEFDKFVDTWKRTGGDEITEEVNEMSNR; encoded by the coding sequence ATGAAGAAGCGCAGCAAGATGGCTACGCTGCTGATCGGTAGCATGATGATGGCTGTGATCAGTGGCTGTACCGGAGGCACTAACGAGAGCGCACAACCGCAAATTTCAGAGCAGGACTATGAACCTTATGGTAAATATGAGACACCCGTGGAATTTACGATTGGCCGAAATACCAATCATGTGAACAACCTGCCTTCTGGTGATACCATTGAAAACAATCTGGCTACACGCTATGTAGAAGACCGGGTGAACGTCAAGGCCAAGGTCGCTTGGGAAACAGATGATATGGATCAGAAACTGTCACTCTCGATGACGACAGGCGACCTGCCGGATGTCATGCTTGTCAGCCGTGAAATATTTAATCAACTGGTGGATAACGATCTCATCGCCGACATGACAGAGATTTATGAGAAGACAGCTTCCGAAGGTGTTAAAAATATTTATGGTTCTTACGGAGATTTACTGCTGAATCAGGTAAAGGTGGACGGCAAAATCATGGGTCTGCCCATGACGAATATCGGCAATCAGCATCAATTGCTGTGGGTCCGTAAGGATTGGGTGGATAAAGTAGGCGCGAAGCTGCCTGAATCCGTCGAGGATGTATGGAATCTCGCCAGAACGTTTGTAGAGAAGGATGTCTCGGGAACAGGTAAGACCGTAGGCATGGTCATGGATTCGAATGCGATGAATTTTACGCCAATCTTTGCCGCGCATGGTGCCTTTCCCATGAACTGGATACAGAAAGACGGTCAGGTTGAGTATGGATCTGTTCAGCCTGAAGTAAAGCAAGCACTGACAGAACTGAGCGCCATGTATAAAGAAGGTTTGATTGATAAACAGTTTGCTGTCCGGTCGAACGAGGAGAAGGAAGCCCTAGTTATCAACGGACAGGCAGGAATGGTATTTAATCCATGGTGGATCGGCTACACCAACTACAAGGATTCCATTAAGCAAGATCCTAAAGCAGTCTGGGTTGCCGTATCTGCACCAGTAGATGAGAATGGCAAGTTCAAGACGATCCGGCAAGATCCGGTGGGCGGCGGCATTGTCGTTGTGAAGAAGGACTTTGCGCATCCTGAAGCCATCATGAAATCAGTCAATTTAACAACGGATTTTCTGTACTCCTTAACGGAAGACGCAATCAATTACAAGAAAGAGCATCCTGACGAGTTGCTGACCGATGCAAGCCGCTGGAACAATGATCCTACCCAGATTCCGATGCAAGTCGATTATGATGATGTACTCAAGCGTTATTACGACGATCTGATCAAAGCAGATGAAGCCGGTGATGCTTCTGCTGTTCAGGAAGATCGAGTGGTTTCTTTCAAGGCCTATCAGGAATTCAAAGAGAAAGGAAATGCGATTGATGCAAACACCTACGGTGAATACCTCTCCCGGATCGAAGGGCAGCGTGAGGCGAACAATCCAAACCTGGAAGTGATCCCCGCAGGCTTTTATGGGACAACTGAGACGATGAAGCTGAAGTGGGCGAATCTGCAGAAGCTAGAAGAGGAAACCATGCTCAAGATCATTATGGGGGAAGCGCCTGTAGATGAATTCGATAAATTTGTCGACACTTGGAAACGTACGGGTGGCGATGAGATTACAGAGGAAGTTAACGAGATGAGCAACAGATGA
- a CDS encoding ABC transporter permease: MRYGRKKKRKTFDEMTYHFMLLPGMIMLFIFSIVPMFGVVMAFQKFIPAKGIFGSKWAGLSNFTYMFQLPDAKQIFINTLVIAVGKIALGLIVPIIFALLLNEVRLKVFKSTIQTIVYLPHFMSWVVLGTMLTMIFSFDGMVNNFLEFLGLERIMFLASNGWFRPLLIVTDTWKEFGYGTIVYLAALTAINPALYESAAMDGASRWKQTLNITLPGMFPTIILLGTLSLGNVLNAGFDQVFNLYNPLVYETGDIIDTFVYRMGLINMQYSFATAIGLMKSVISFVLIVISYRLASRYAGYRIF, translated from the coding sequence ATGCGTTACGGGAGGAAAAAGAAACGTAAAACGTTTGATGAAATGACCTATCATTTTATGCTGCTGCCTGGCATGATCATGCTGTTCATTTTCTCAATTGTACCGATGTTCGGGGTTGTGATGGCATTCCAAAAGTTCATTCCTGCCAAAGGAATATTCGGGTCCAAATGGGCAGGGCTATCCAATTTCACGTATATGTTTCAACTGCCTGACGCGAAGCAGATTTTCATTAACACATTGGTCATCGCAGTTGGAAAGATTGCTCTAGGATTGATTGTACCCATCATTTTCGCTCTGCTGTTAAACGAGGTGCGACTGAAAGTATTCAAGAGTACAATTCAAACCATCGTCTATTTGCCGCATTTTATGTCCTGGGTGGTTCTGGGCACGATGCTGACCATGATCTTTTCCTTCGATGGTATGGTGAACAACTTCCTTGAGTTTCTCGGACTGGAGCGAATTATGTTCTTGGCAAGTAATGGCTGGTTCAGGCCGCTGCTCATTGTGACGGATACGTGGAAGGAATTTGGCTATGGGACGATAGTCTATCTGGCTGCATTAACGGCAATTAATCCTGCATTGTACGAATCAGCCGCAATGGACGGCGCAAGTCGCTGGAAACAGACGCTGAATATCACGCTTCCGGGTATGTTCCCGACGATTATCCTGCTGGGTACGCTGAGTCTTGGTAATGTACTGAATGCGGGTTTTGATCAGGTGTTTAACCTGTATAATCCGTTGGTATATGAAACGGGCGATATTATCGATACTTTTGTGTACCGTATGGGTCTGATCAACATGCAATATTCATTTGCAACAGCGATCGGACTGATGAAATCGGTGATCAGCTTTGTGCTGATTGTGATTTCCTACAGATTGGCTTCGAGGTATGCGGGGTACAGAATTTTCTAG
- a CDS encoding carbohydrate ABC transporter permease: MIQSKSLGSRLSRLLIMFALILITFMSLAPIVNTIMVSVSSSTAVNAGRVYFFPVELNFSSYGQILNDTKFWKAFFISVERVVLGGAINMFLTILMAYPLSRSITQFRSRNTYMWIIVFTMLFSGGIVPWYMVISKLGLINSIWALVLPGAVPVFNVILLMNFFKGIPKELEEAAFIDGASPLKILLKIFIPISMPSLATIMLFVIVGHWNNFFDGIILINDSSKIPLQTYLQQLSLTRDQMQNLSVEQLQQFNKISNTTLNSAKILVSMIPILLIYPFLQRYLIHGIVLGAVKE; encoded by the coding sequence ATGATTCAATCCAAATCGCTCGGCTCCAGGCTATCCCGCCTGTTGATTATGTTTGCGTTAATTCTGATTACGTTCATGTCTTTGGCGCCGATTGTCAATACCATTATGGTGTCTGTCAGCAGCAGTACGGCTGTTAATGCAGGTCGGGTCTATTTTTTTCCGGTGGAGCTGAATTTCTCATCGTATGGCCAGATTCTGAATGATACGAAGTTTTGGAAGGCTTTTTTCATCTCGGTCGAGCGGGTGGTGCTTGGAGGAGCAATCAATATGTTTTTGACCATCCTCATGGCCTATCCGTTGTCACGAAGCATCACACAATTCAGATCGAGAAACACATATATGTGGATTATTGTGTTTACAATGCTGTTCAGCGGCGGAATCGTACCCTGGTATATGGTTATCAGCAAGTTGGGGTTAATCAACAGCATTTGGGCGCTAGTTTTGCCGGGGGCAGTTCCTGTCTTTAATGTAATTCTCCTTATGAACTTCTTCAAAGGAATTCCAAAGGAACTGGAAGAGGCCGCATTCATTGACGGTGCCAGTCCGCTTAAAATTCTGCTCAAAATCTTCATCCCCATTTCCATGCCGAGTCTGGCAACAATCATGCTGTTTGTCATTGTCGGGCACTGGAACAATTTCTTTGACGGGATCATTCTGATTAACGACAGCTCCAAAATCCCGCTCCAGACCTATCTGCAGCAGCTCAGCCTCACACGGGACCAGATGCAGAATCTTTCAGTCGAACAGTTGCAGCAGTTCAATAAAATCTCCAATACAACGTTAAATTCTGCCAAAATTCTGGTATCCATGATTCCCATTCTGCTGATTTATCCTTTTCTGCAACGTTATCTAATCCACGGAATCGTACTCGGAGCTGTAAAAGAATAG